The window TTTCATTAATGAGCCGACTCCTTCAAAAGAAATTATTACGCATTCTAAAATTTCGGTAAGTCCGCATACAGGTGCTTCAACTTTGGAAGCTCAGGATAGAATCGGGCTTTCTTTGGCAGAGCAGATTTCAAGTATTTTTCAGATACATTAATCAATAGAGTGGTGTCATAAAAAATAAATCCGCTGTAACTTAGAGTTGCAGCGGATTCATTTTTTTATGTAATATTTTTATTATTTCTTTTTCAATTCATCGCGAATTTCAGAAAGTAATTGCTCTGTAGTTGTTGGTGCAGCAGGTTCTGCCGGAGTTTCAGCTTCCGTTTTTCTCATTCTGTTGATTGTTTTTACAAGCATGAAAACAACCAATGCAAGAAGGATGAAATTAATCGCCACTGTAATGAAATTTCCATAAGCAAAAATTGCCGCGTCTGGAGCAAGTTCTTTTGCTTTTGCCAAAGTTGATCCTGCTGGAATATTTTCGGCACCTTTTCCTATCGCGAAATAAATACTGCTAAAGTCTGGTTTTCCTACGATTGCAGCAACGATAGGCATGATTAAATCATCAATCATACTCGTTACGATTTTTCCGAAAGCACCACCGATGATTACACCGACTGCCAAATCAAAAGCATTCCCTTTAACGGCAAATTCTTTAAATTCTTTAATAAATCCCATAATTTATATTTTTAATTGTTTTAAACAAAAGTATCATTTAAAAATAATAAATCTTAAATGTTTTGGGTATTTTTTTTGCTTTAAAATATCATAAATTATAATTAAATTGAAAAAAAACAATCGAAATGAAAATTTTTACTGTAGAAAATATCAGATTGGCCGATCAATATACGATTCAGAATGAGCCGATTTCGTCTGTTCAATTGATGGAAAGAGCTTCTTCGCTCTGTACAGAATGGATTTTTTCAAATTGTAAACATCATACAAAATTTGCAATATTTTGCGGAAACGGAAATAATGGCGGTGATGGTTTTGCAATTGCAAGAATGTTGTATTTAAAAGGTTTTGATGTTGATGTTTTTGTCGATAAAGAGCAGTTGAAATTTTCTGATGATGCTTTAATTAATTATAAAAGACTGAAAGATATTTCCGGAATTTCATTGAGAGACTTTAATGAAACTTCAAAATACAATTTTGATGAAAAAACAGCAATCATCGATGCACTTTTCGGAACAGGATTATCAAGAAATCCTGAAGGAATCTTTAAAGAGGTAATCGAAGTTTTAAACTCAAAAAGCAATCCTAAAATTTCAATTGATATTCCGTCGGGACTGTTTGCTGATCAGATGAATGATGAAAATTCAACCATATTTAAAGCTGATTACACATTGACTTTTCAGTTTTGGAAAAAAAGTTTTCTTCATCCTGAAACCGGAAGCTTTACTGGAAAAGTAATTGTTTTAGATATCAATTTAGCTCAGGAATTTATAGAAAATACTCAAATCAATGATTTTGTAATTGATGATAAAGTTATTCAAAATATCTTTAAAGTAAGACAAAATTTTGCCCACAAAGGAACTTATGGTAAATCAATTATAGTAGGCGGAAGTTACGGAAAAATCGGAGCTGTAGTTTTAGCTACAAAATCTGCTTTAAAAACGGGTTCAGGGTTAACGTTTGTTTTGGCTCCCAATTGTGGTTATGAAATTTTACAGACAAGTGTTCCCGAAGCAATGTTTATGGATGGTGGTGAGAATTTTATCAATCAAATTGAAGCAGTGGAAAGTACTGTTTATGGGATTGGTCCTGGCTTAGGTAAAGAAAAAGAAACGGAAAAAGCTGTGCTGGAATTTCTTAAAAATCATCAGGCACCTTTAATTTTGGATGCAGATGCTTTAAATATTATTTCTAAAGATAAGAGTTATTTAAAATTAATTCCAAAAAAATCAATTATTACGCCGCATCCTAAAGAATTTGAAAGACTTTTCGGAACAACTGAAAATTCATTTGAAAGGTTAGATTTAGCCAGAACAAAAGCAAAAGAATTGGGGATTTATATTGTTTTGAAAGATCACCATACGCAAGTGGTAACTCCAGAAGGAAAAGTTTTCTACAATATCACCGGAAATTCAGGCTTGGCAAAAGGTGGAAGTGGAGACATTCTTACCGGAATAATCACCTCTCTTTTAGCACAAAAATATTCTGAAGAAAAATCTGCTATTTTAGGAGTCTGGCTTCACGGAAAAGCTGCAGATTTTGCTTCCGAAAAATACTCGAAAGAAGCGATGCAGCCTACAGATGTGATTAATGAAATTGGAAATGTGTTTCTGTATTTAAATAAAAAAGCCACAACTCAGTTGTGACTTTTTTATTTTATATGTTTTAAAAATTATTCAGGTTTAGCGTTTTCAGCTTCTGTAATTTTTAAATTTTTAGAATATAGCATAATGATAAATCCTGCAATCATAAACGGAATTGATAAAATCTGTCCGGTATTTAATCCTGCAAAAGAAATAAACTCATCACCTTGAGGCTCTTTCAAAAATTCTACAAAGAATCTGATTGCCCATAAAATGATAAAGAATAAACCAAATAACCATCCTTGCTGATATTTTTTGTCCGTTTTTCTGTATAAAGTCCAAAGTAAAATAAACAATAAGACATAACCTACTGCTTCAAATAACTGAGTAGGATAACGTGGAACAGTTACACCGTATTCACTGCTCTGTTGTGGAAAAAGGATTGCAAATGGTGAACTAGGATCAACTGGTTTACCAATGATCTCAGAGTTGAAGAAATTCCCCATTCTTACAAAAGCTCCGCCAATAGCAACTACAATTCCTAATCTGTCATACACCCAAAACGGATTTTTCTTGATGATTTTAAATGAATAATAAAGTGTTGTTAAAATCACGGCAATTGTAGCTCCGTGACTTGCCAATCCGGAAAAACCTGTGAATTTAAAACCGTTTTTTGTACTTATTGGTAAGAAAACACTCCAGAAATCTTCTTTAAATAATTCAGGCTGATAAAAAATAACGTGCCCCATTCTTGCTCCCAAAATGGTACCGATTAAAGTCCAGGTAAAAATAGGCTCTACATATTTTAGGTTTACATTATCAGTTTGATACATTTTTGTCATTAAAACATATCCTATTCCGAACGCAAAAATAAACATCAAACTATAAAAATGCAGTGTAACAGGTCCCAATTGAATTCCGGGAGTAATATCCCAAATTTTAAACGGAGTTTCTAATGAAACAGTATCGCCTGAAGCTATCGGCTTTTTAGTTTTTACTGCATATTTCAGGGCTTCAATTTTATCTTCAGATATGTTTGAATTTTCTACAAGCTTGAAATCTTTATCAAAAAACTGATAGTTTGCGTTCTTGTAATTATTGATAAGAATTGCATTAGAATGATAAGGGTCTGCTTCAACATTGGCTTTGGTGAAAATAACCAAGGTATTGTCATTGGTCACAACATCAGCAAATTTATTGATATTTCTAAATTCTGTACTGGCATATATTTTTACAGGTAATTCGGCAGAATTAATTTTTAATGTTCCGTCAGATAAACTGTCTTGATGATTCTGTGCAAAAAAACATTGGGTAACCAATGCAAACAGCACAAGATAAATTCGGAAGAAAGTATTACTCATTTTTATTTGTTTATTATTGAATATTTTATTTTTTTGGTGGAACAGGATCATAGCCGCTTCCACCCCAAGGATGACATTTTGAAATTCTTTTTACGCCCAGCCAAAATCCTTTAAAAATACCGTGAACTTGCAGAGATTCTACCATATAATGTGAACAGGTAGGTTCGTATCGACAATTCTTGGGAAGTAAGGGCGAAATAAACCATTGGTAAAATTTGATGAGAATTACCAAAGGTGAAGTGATGATTTTGTTAAATGAAAGTTTCAAAACATTGCAAAAGTAGGGTAAAAAA is drawn from Chryseobacterium muglaense and contains these coding sequences:
- a CDS encoding NAD(P)H-hydrate dehydratase; the protein is MKIFTVENIRLADQYTIQNEPISSVQLMERASSLCTEWIFSNCKHHTKFAIFCGNGNNGGDGFAIARMLYLKGFDVDVFVDKEQLKFSDDALINYKRLKDISGISLRDFNETSKYNFDEKTAIIDALFGTGLSRNPEGIFKEVIEVLNSKSNPKISIDIPSGLFADQMNDENSTIFKADYTLTFQFWKKSFLHPETGSFTGKVIVLDINLAQEFIENTQINDFVIDDKVIQNIFKVRQNFAHKGTYGKSIIVGGSYGKIGAVVLATKSALKTGSGLTFVLAPNCGYEILQTSVPEAMFMDGGENFINQIEAVESTVYGIGPGLGKEKETEKAVLEFLKNHQAPLILDADALNIISKDKSYLKLIPKKSIITPHPKEFERLFGTTENSFERLDLARTKAKELGIYIVLKDHHTQVVTPEGKVFYNITGNSGLAKGGSGDILTGIITSLLAQKYSEEKSAILGVWLHGKAADFASEKYSKEAMQPTDVINEIGNVFLYLNKKATTQL
- the lgt gene encoding prolipoprotein diacylglyceryl transferase, which produces MWDITPGIQLGPVTLHFYSLMFIFAFGIGYVLMTKMYQTDNVNLKYVEPIFTWTLIGTILGARMGHVIFYQPELFKEDFWSVFLPISTKNGFKFTGFSGLASHGATIAVILTTLYYSFKIIKKNPFWVYDRLGIVVAIGGAFVRMGNFFNSEIIGKPVDPSSPFAILFPQQSSEYGVTVPRYPTQLFEAVGYVLLFILLWTLYRKTDKKYQQGWLFGLFFIILWAIRFFVEFLKEPQGDEFISFAGLNTGQILSIPFMIAGFIIMLYSKNLKITEAENAKPE
- the yidD gene encoding membrane protein insertion efficiency factor YidD — protein: MKLSFNKIITSPLVILIKFYQWFISPLLPKNCRYEPTCSHYMVESLQVHGIFKGFWLGVKRISKCHPWGGSGYDPVPPKK
- the mscL gene encoding large conductance mechanosensitive channel protein MscL; this translates as MGFIKEFKEFAVKGNAFDLAVGVIIGGAFGKIVTSMIDDLIMPIVAAIVGKPDFSSIYFAIGKGAENIPAGSTLAKAKELAPDAAIFAYGNFITVAINFILLALVVFMLVKTINRMRKTEAETPAEPAAPTTTEQLLSEIRDELKKK